The Moorena producens PAL-8-15-08-1 genomic interval TGGAAAATCAGGGCTCGCCCGTCCCTAACGCACCCTACTGGCTGTCTATGGGGCGAAGGGGCGGAAAATCAGGGCTCCCCCGTGGGTGGTGCGTTACGGGACGGGCTGTCTCAGGTGCGAAGGGGTGGAAAATCAGGGCTCGCCCGTCCCTAACGCACCCTACGCAACTCTTGCCTTTTGCCTTTTGCCTTTTGCCTTTTGCCTCTTGCCTCTTGCCTCTTGCCTATTGCCTTTTCCGGCAATAAGTGTGTTTACAACCTAGATACAAATGCTATCCCACTCCACTCTCTCAAAATAGGCAAAACCCAAGTAATCGGCTTACGCTCTTCTACTGTTACCCTGACCGTTGTTGTGGTTCCTGGAGAAATTTCCAATTGGGGGCCGAGGGAAGATGACCATTGATAACCACTGGGGGTTTTTGAGTCAAGTTGTAATTTAGCGATCGCTTCGATTTTACCTCCTTCGTCACCCATTAATTTTTGTACTACTTCGGGGTTTCCGATCACAGAACTCGCCCCTGCTGAGGTGACCGAAAAGGGAGAAACTTCCGTTATTTTCCCCACAATTCCCCCATATCTTGTCCGTTTTACCGTATCTGGTGTAATTAAAATCCCCATTCCCGGTTGAATTTTCTTGCCATCCTCCACAGCAAAATAGGTTACGCTCATCATATCGCTCGCTTTCCCTGATGTTTGTAGGGTTCCCAGGGGATTTCCGGGATTGAGATATTCCCCCACAGTAGCCGTTATTTCTAGAATACATCCGGTATGGGGACTTTTAATAGTGCTGTTATCTGTAACTTCTTTTTGCAATCGGGCGATGGCTTGCTGTATTTCCTGAATTTGATTATTATCAGTATTAGTAGCTTCGATATTATCCTGTTCTAGCTGTTTACTACGGGTGTCTAAGGTTTCCAATTCCGCTTTAATTTGACTAATAGTATTGATATTTTCTAAATACTTCTGTTGTAGTTCCGTTTCCTGTACCTGCAACTGTTGCAATTGTGCTTGAATCTCGGAGATATTTTGACGAATTTCTCGATACTCTTGTTCTGCTTGTAAAACCCGTTCAGAGGAAATTGCTCCTTGTTGTTGTAAGTCCCGTTGCTTGGCCAGTCGCTGTTGTAGTATCGGGGTTAATTCTTGGGCATCTTTGAGCCGTTGTTGGAGGCTGCGACGCTGGCTCAAGATGCTAGTTAATCCTTGATCTTGGAGGCGGGGAGTCAAGGTTTCAGTATCTCGTAACCGTTGTTGTAAGCTGGTGCGTTCAGCAGTAATTGCTGTTGTTTCTAGCTGGGTTCGTTGTTGTCGGAGTAAGGTAATTTTTGCGATTTGTTGCGTTAACTGAGCCAGTTTATCCCGTTCTTGTTGCAACTGCTGTTTTAGATCAGAGGGGTCAATGATTCCCAGAATATCGTCTTTTTTTACACATTGACCGGTGCGAATCGTTAAGGATTCCAACTGTCCCGATATGGGGGATTGTAACTGTACCACCCGACGGGGATTAATCAGCACTCCTTTACCAGTGACAGTGATCGGAATAGTCCCAACTATGCTCCAAAGTACTCCTAAAAAGCCGAATATAGCTAATCCCCCCAAAGGTAGCCAATCGACGGGACTAACCACTGGCATTAACCGATCTAACTGTTCTGGATCAGATAACCGGTCTAGGGCTTGCTGACGGAAGATAGGGGGTTTTTGCTGAGTCATTATCGGGGAGGAGGGAATCGGGAATCGGGAATCGGGAATCGGGAATCGGGAAAAAATCTTGTGTAGCTGATAAGTATCAGAAAGGCTAAATCTCGGAAGGGGACGGGCTGACTTCCTTGACAATAGCACCCGTAATCAACTCAAATTCATGCCAAAATGGCCTGATGTTTGGAACAAGTTAGCCAGAATAATAGTCTATCAAACAATACAATGGATAAAACATGAAGAACAACCAAAGCGCGCAAACCCAAAAGCAAGTAATCTCTTCTTCTCAAGGGAGTCCGGAGAGTAGTTCACACTCCCAAGATGAGTCCACACTCTCATTGCTCTCATTGTCTGAATTGGACAATGTTTCAGGAGGTATATTATTAGGATTTTTTGGTAAAAAGAACAAAAGCAAAAAAAAATAGGTGGCGAAAACTAAAACAAATAGTAGCTATTCAAGGAAATCTATACTCTTTAGGACTTACGAAATTTAGTTGGTTTTGCCCCCCTGCCCCCCAATTCTGCGGGGTAATGATGTCAAAGTCCCCCGAGCGAGCAATCCCTCGCTCGGGGGATTTAGGGGGCACTTGCGTAAGTCCTGCTCTTTTAAGACAGACCGTTTCTGTTGGTCATTTGCCTTTTGACCCATACCATGGCCTTCGATTCGCCTCGATAAATTGATGAACACCATCCCTCTCCGGGGATGGGATTGCTTCCACCCCAGCATTGAGCTTACTTCCTATGTAGCTCTTGCTGGGGGTTTTGCTTTTTGGTTTTGGTTTCTGTTGCCAAATCCCTGCATCCCTTCACAATCGGTGACAATCACCACCACCGCAGGCCATGAATCTTGTACCTCACCCAATTGAAAACCGATTTATCACATTTTGGCTCAATTTTTCCGGCGTTTACCCTAATTTGAGCTATTTGTACTGCTAATCAGTATTTTAGCTTAAGTTTTTAATAATTTTTTAATAATTCGTTTACAACACCATCCTTAATAAGTAAAAATAATTTTGGTGATTAACCAACAGAAGCCACAAACCAGACACCACAACTAAACTTTTTGTCTGTTGTGGTTTGGGTGCTGGTGGTAACTAATTGCAAATTGCAACCAAAAAAATGAAGAACAACCAAACCAAGAACAACCAAACCGCGAAACCCCAAGATCAGCAAACAATCAGACTCTCTCAAGGAACTCAGGAGTCCACACTCTCATTACTATCTTTGTCTGAATTGGACGACAACCAAGTCTGTGGAGGGCTAGGCTATTCGAGGTGGTGGTAGCAGCGTTTTGACAACCAAGTGTGAGTCGGGCAATTGAGCAGTGATCTCAAAGGATCACAGGTAAGGGCTTTGGCTGGCTGGCTAGCCCAGACTGAGTTTTCCACAAACCATTCCTTTTGGTGATTTGCCTTTTCACTCATCCGATGGCGTTAGGTTCGCCTTGATAAATTGATCAACAACCATCCCTCTCGGGGGATAGGGTTGCTGTTTCCACCCCAGCATTGAGCTTACTTCCTATGTAGCTCTTGCTGGAGGTTTTATTTTTTGGTTTTAGCAATCGTTTACCCCAACATCATCAAGGGATGATAAAATTATGAATTATAACGAGCTAATCAGCTAATAAAATTAATGCAACTAGAAGACTATTTTGACTTCCTGAGTGTGGACGATATTCGGCTCAAAGGCACAAGAATAGGAATAGAAACTATTCTCTATGATTATATCCATCGTGCCCGCACTCCCGAAGAAATTGCCGAAACCTATCCATCCCTAAATCTAGAACAGGTCTACGCTACTATTCTTTATTATCTACACAATAAAGAAATGGTCAGCCAATATGTTGCTGACTGGCTAGAGTGGAGTCACCAGCAACTGAAAGCACAGCAACTTAACCCCTCCACCTCTGCGCTGCGATTGCGGAAGTTGAGAGCAGAACAAAAAGTAATGAAAAAAGCTGATGACTCTCAAATATCTATTGGATGAAAATGTCAATCCTGCTTACAAAATCCAATTGACCCGGAATTCTCCTGATTTGGTGATGTGGGTTGTTGGTGAACCGAATACTCCTGCAAGAGGAACGTTAGACCCACAAATTCTGAAATGGTGTGACGAGTATGGTTTTGTGCTGGTAACAAATAATCGTAAATCTATGCCGACCCACTTAGCTGATTATATTGCAGAAGGGAATCACATACCAGGAATCTTTATTCTCAACACCAAGTTAAGTATGGGAGAAAATCTTGATGAGCTGGTTTTTCTAGCTGAGGCATCTTTTGAAAGCGAATATCAAGACCAAATTATTTATCTTCCACACAGTTATAGCGTTTAGTTATAGCATTTAGACCTAGGTTGTCAACGGTGGGCATACCGATGACTTGACTTTGTAAGTAAATTTATACCTGTTTGATTATAGTTTCCATTTGGTAGCAAACCTCTTTCGCAGATTGAGAAAGCTTATAGCGTTTATCGCACTTATGAGGTACACTCTTCTTTGACCTTGATTCCCTGTCTTGATCCAGCGCATCCCTATTCCCTATTCGCTCTTCTCTGTTCCCTGTTCCCTGTTCCCTGTTCCCTATTCCCTATTCCCTACTCCCTACTCCCTACTCCCTACTCCCTACTCCCTACTCCCTACTCCCTACTCCCTATTCCCTTCACACCATCTGTCGCGCCATCAAATCAGCAAACAACCCCTCAACTGCTGCCAACTCCTCAAAACTTCCCTGCTGTACTATCTTCCCACCATGCAATACATAAATCCTATCAGCATGACGAATAGTACTCAAACGATGGGCAATTACTATGCGAGTTACCCCCAATTGTTCTAAACTATTAGTAACAATTGCTTGGGTGCGATTATCCAAGGCAGATGTCGCTTCATCAAACAACAAAATCTGGGGTTTGTGTACCAAAGCGCGGGCAATAAATAACCGTTGTCGCTGTCCTCCAGAAAGATTACCACCCCCTTCGGAAATAATAGTATGTATCCCCATGGGCATGGCTTGAATATCCTCAGCTAATCCCGCCATCTGCAAGGCTTCCCGAGCTTGATCTGGGGTAACAATTGCCCCCCCAGCAATGTTTTCCCAAATTGAACCACTCATAATTCGCCCATTTTGCAGCACTACCCCTAACTGTCGCCTGACCGCTGCAATATCTAATCCCGATAAATCTTTGCCATCATAAAAGATTGCTCCCGCTTCTGGGGTTTCAAATCCCAACAGCAACCGCATGATAGTGGATTTTCCACTTCCCGAAGGACCGACAATAGCAATAAATTCCCCCGCTTTCGCGTCTAGGGTAATATTATCTAAAACTAACGGACTATCCTGGCGGTAACGAAAGCAAACTTGGTCTAATTTCAGTTGACCAGAAAGCCTGCCGGGATGGTACTTATCAGCATCAACTTCTGGCTTTGTTTGTAAGATAGGTTGGGCACGTTCCCATAAAATAGTAATATCTAAACTATCAATCAGGGTGTTGCTTAATCGGGTGGCGCTGGTGATAAAGGTACCGAAGGCAGTATTAAATGCCAGAAATGTACCAGTAGATAATCCTGTTTCCGCTACCGACTGTCCCATTAAAGCAACAGTAAATCCAAACAGCATCATGGAACTTACTGCTGGTAACATCACATTAAACGCGGTTAGTAAGTCTTCCACTAACTGGGTACTTAATATCAGTTTTACCTGCTGAGTATATTTTTTCGCCCAGCAAGTAAACGCCTCTGATTCAGCAGCAGCGACTCGTAATTTCGAGATGCCACCAATTAACTGCACTGTCAGTCCAAATATTTCTCCCGAAAGCTGCTGGAGGGGACGCATTTTCCGCCGGGTAATCATACCCGATATAGTAGTAATAATTACTGCAACTAAAGCGATAGCGATCGCAACGAATGCCAGAGGCAAACTGTAGACTATCAATAGTCCTAGATTTAGCAACGAAAATAAACTGGTAAATAGGGTTCGCAAAATGCTACCGCTAAGTCGATCACGAATCTGATTAACAGCGGAAACCCGATTGTGTAAATCCCCTGTGGAATACTGGCGAAAAAAGGCGGGTTTGAGTTTCAGCAATCTATCCCAAAGGGCGGCTTGAGTATCATAACTGACTTTGGTTTGCACTCTCAGCATTACAAAACTTTGAGCCAATTGAAATATCATCACCCCAAAGCTAGCGGCTAACAATCCCAAACCCATTTCGATTAATAATTGGCGTTTAGCGTCGGGAATGGCAGAGTCGATCAGAATACCGGTAATTTGTGGTGTCACCATCCCGAACAAGGTTGCAACCACTCCCACTCCCAGCATTTTCAGCAAGTCCGGGGCACGACCTCTGATGGTAAATTGGAGAATATCCCAGACGGTAATCTCTTTATCGGGTAAAGGGCGATAAAAGGTATAGGCAATGGGAGCAATTGTTGTGGCAGTGTCACGGTTGAGGGGGGTGCGGGTCAACTCCACTGGGTCAAGGATTTCATACTTGGTGGCTTTGACCGGTAGTAGAGCGACGGGTTGGTTTTCTTCCTTAGTAAACGCCAGCAGGGGACCACAATCTGTTTTCCACCAGTTACCAGTGAGGGTGACTCGACGGGTCCGGAAACCGGAAGCGCGTGCGATCGCGTCTAGGGTATTGGCATTTTCCGATTTAGCAGCAGGACGAATGGTTATCCCCAAGGCTTTGCCGATAGCACCTACAGCAATTAACAGGGGAGTTTCTCCTTGGGGAATGTCGGCGGTGGGATTGAGGATTGAGGCGAGTTCCCTCAGGGCTTTTTCTGTCATCTTAGATCACACTTCACTTACATTTTATCAACAGAAGATTTATTATAAAACTCAGTTTTTAGTTGTTTACCAAAAACAGACGGGAGGATGAAAGCCACGCGCATTTAGGTCGTAGATGAAATCCGACACGAAGGTATCTTTTAAATAATTAAGTAAGCATTCAGCCGTCAGCCGTGAGCTTTTAGCTCACGCTACTTGAGGTGCCGTCAGCTTTGTGGCACAGGCTTTGGCCACGCGGGGCGCGTTTGGCCACGGGGGGCGCGTTTGGCCACGCTGTGCGAACGACGCGCTTGAGTTAACTCATATTAAACGAATGCTTATCTGTTGTCAGCCATGCAAAGCGCGAGTGGGGGAAACCACGGCAAAGCGCGAGTGGGGGAAACCCCCGCAGGTCAGCGCTACATCGCTTATTCAAAAGCTGTTCGGTGTACCTTGATCAACTCCCCATAAACTGAGAGCTGAACGCGCACGCGTTCCCGTAGGGCATTAGCTGATAGCTGATAGCTAAATGCTTACGTATTTCGTAAGATTTTTTATTACTTAAACAAATTAAAAATAATATACATATAACCTAATCAATGGTTATATGTATATTATTTTTATAACCGAAAAAAGAGGCAATATAAAATTATTATTTTAATCATTTTATACTATTATGGGTGCAATATTGACAGCTAATTTATAAAGTAAAGATCAAGAGCTCAAATCCCTTGACATATCTGGATTTTAGGGAACAAGGCTTCCCTAAGGACACTAATGGATGAAAGCCTGGCAGCGCCAGGGTTATAGCTTAGTTTACCAATCAGATATGACCAGGGTAATTATTAAGCTAATTTTGTTCAAAATTAAGAGCTGATAAACTTTGCTTAAAAATATTACAAAACTAGGTTTGGTTTATTACTGTGTAAATGTAGTTAAGCGCAACAAAACTTAATTTTTTGGGCTAATTTACATTGCTTTTCACAGAAAAAAAAACCAGGAGTAAATAATGGGGACTTTCGAGGATTTAGGCACTTTCACGGGTAATTCCATCATCCGCAATGGGGACCTTAGAATCTTAGACCGCAGTGATGTGTATAAGTTTAGCCTCTCAAACAACGGTCAAATTAACCTAAATCTAAACAATATCAGTGCCGGTGATGATGCTAACCTCAGACTCTATCAGGACACTAACAACAATGGCATCTTGGACTTTGGCGACCAAAATGTCGCTAGATCTTTACAAAGTGGCAATGCTGACGATGTGATCAACTACACTGCTACCAGTGGCACTTACTTTGCCCAGGTAATACGCTACGCTCCTGGTAGCAATGGTATTGTTTCCTATGATTTAGAGTTGTCTGGAAGTACTACTACGACTGGAACTGGAACTACCCCAACTAGCAAACCAAATACCTATCAGCCCTTTAACCCCAACGAAGTTTTTTCCCTAAATAGCAACCCAGACGCAGACCACATTATCTACCTTGACTTTAATGGTCACACCACCACAGGTACTGACTGGAACGATGACTACGGAAATCCTATTGTAACCCCTGCCTATGACACGGATGGGGATACTTCAAATTTCTCCACTGCTGAGAAAGAGACGATTTGGCACATTTGGCAACGGGTGGCAGAAGACTTTAGTCCCTTTAATGTCAATGTGACTACTGCCCAACCTTCCGAGGACCAACTCAAAAAAACTAGCGGTAGTGATTCCGAATGGGGCATTCGCGTTGTGATTGGCGGAGATGGTTCTTGGTATAATAAACCAGGTGTCGTTGGTGTGGGTTATCTTGATTCATTCAACGACGACATTGATACCCCCACCTTTGTTTTTTCAGAAGTGTATAACGGCAGTGAGAAAGGGGTGGCTGAGACCATTAGCCATGAGGTAGGTCATACCTTGGGTCTTGAACATGACGGTAATTTTACCACCGAGTATTACACTGGTCATGGCAGCGGCCCAACAGGATGGGCTCCTATCATGGGGAATAGTGATTTAAAGGACTTAACTCAGTGGAGCCAAGGTGACTATATCGGTGCCAGCAACCAAGAAGATGACCTAGACATCATCACTGGGCAAAATGGTTTTGGCTATCGCCAGGACGATTATAGTAACTGGCGAACCGGTGCAGCAGGGCTATCCATCAATGATGGTCAGGTGGAAAATTATGGCATCATTGAAAAAAATAACGACATTGACTGGTTTCAGTTCAATTCCACTACGGGCAACATAGCCCTAGATATTGAGCCTTTTGAGCGAGGAGCTAATTTAGACATTCTGGCTAGGCTATATGATGCTTCTGGTCAACTGATTAGCTTCTCTAATCCCATCGGTTCTCTATCCGCTAACTTTAATGTTGACCTCGATCCAGGACAGTACTATCTAAGCGTTGAGGGTATTGGTGAAAGAAACCTAATTACTGGCGGATATAGTGATTACGGCAGCTTAGGACAATACTCTATTACTGGTACGATTGCTTAGATCCTGCAATATTTATCCTTAGAAACGTTCCTAAAAATATTCCAATATCGAAGGTTATGTTGAGGATGTAGAGTAATCCATAAGCGTTAAGTTATAGCTAATTTATAGTAAATATTCATCGCTCAAATCCCTTGACAGATATGGATTTCAGGGAACAGGTCTCAAACTAGACCGAATTCCTGAAATCTTTCCAGTGTCATGGTTATAGCTTACTTTACCAATCAGCTCTGACAACTGTGATCATTAAGCTAATTTCGTTACGGTGCCCTTGACCCGTAATTAAATTCGCCACGGGTCGCACCGCTAAAATTAAGAGCTGATAAACTTGGCTTACAAATATTACAAAATTTAGGTGTGGTTTATTAAGCTGTAGATGTAGTAAAGCTCAAAAAAAATCAAGTTTTTGGGCTAATTTCTATTTCTTTTCACAGAGAAAAAAAGTCAGGAGTGAATCATGGGTATTTTCGAGGATTTAGGCACTTTCACCAGCAATTTCATCAGCCGCAATGGGGAGCTTAGGCTCTTAGACCGCACTGATGTGTTTAAGTTTAGGGTCTCAAACAACGGTCAAATTAAGCTAAATTTATACCATATCAGTGCCGGTGATGATGCTAACCTCAGACTCTATTGGGACACTAAGAATAATGGCATCTTGGACTTTGGCGACCAAAACGTGGCTAGGTCTTTAGAGGGTAGCAAAGCTGACGATGTGATCAACAACAGTGCTACCAATGGCACTTACTTTGCCCAGGTAAGACCCTACGCTCTTGGTAGCAATGGCATTGTTTCCGATGATTTAGAGTTAGCTGAAAGTACTACCACTATTGGAATTGCTGCAACTACCAAACCAAATACCTATCAGCCCTTAAGCCCGAACCAAGTCTTTTCCCTCAACAGCAATCCAGACGCAGACCACATTATCTACCTTGACTTTGATGGTCAAACTACCACAAATACCCTATGGAACCAGAAGTTCGGGAGTCCCATTGTGACCCCTGCCTATGACACGGATGGGAATACTTCAAATTTTTCCACTGCTGAGACACAGACCATTTGGCGCATTTGGCAACGGGTGGCAGAAGACTTTAGTCCCTTTAATGTCAATGTAACTACTGCCCAACCTTCCGATGACCAACTCAAAAAAACCAGCGCTAGTGATTCCCAATGGGGGATTCGCGTTGTGATTGGGGGAGATGGTTCTTGGTATCAAAAAGGTACCGGTGGTTTGGCTTATATGGATTCATTCAACTGGAACACTGATACCCCCGTTTTTATTTTTTCAGAGAATCGCGCTGGAGGTAGTGAGAAAGCGGTGGCTGAAGCTATTAGCCATGAGGTAGGTCATAGCTTGGGTCTGACACATGACGGTAATTTAACCAACCACTATTACACTGGTCATGACAATGGCAATGTCGAAACAGGGTGGGCTCCTATTATGGGAGAGGGCAACGATAGAAATCTAACTCAATGGAGCAAAGGTGAGTATACCGGTGCCAGCAACCAAGAAGATGACCTAGATATCATCACTGGGGAAAATGGTTTTGGCTATCGCCTGGACGATTATAGTAACAGTCGAACCAGTGCAGCAGCGCTATCTTTCAATGATGGTCAGGTAGAAACTTATGGCATCATTGAACAAAATAACGACATTGACTGGTTCCAGTTCAATTCAACAACGGGCAACATAGCCCTAGATATTAAGCCTTTTGAGCGAGGACCTAATTTAGACATTCTGGCTAAACTATATAATGCTTCTGGTCAACTGATTAGCGTCTCTAATCCTATCGGTTCTCTGTCTGCTAGCTTTAATCTTGACCTCAATCCAGGACAGTACTATCTAAGCATTGATGGTACGGGTCTTGGAAACTTAGCTACCGGATATAGTGATTACGGCAGCTTAGGACAATACTCTATTACTGGCGGCGTTGCTGAATAATGGAATGATTTTATTGATACTCCCTCGCTAAATCACGCGATTATAGTGAGGGATTCTTAAGAGTAGAAAACCCTTAACGGCTGAACCAAACAGCCTCTAAACCCTCCGATAAAATCATTGGGGTTACTTTTTCAAGGTTTTTGTTGGTTTGTACTTTTAGCAGAGGCTTTTCAGCTTGCGCACAGACCGGTACTCTTTTCTCCGCAGGAGACGCTGCGCGAACGAGCACAATAATATCTCTATTCTAGCAAAAACTTTCAAGGAGACGCAACATTTTCAGTCCCCAATTCCCCTGCCGCTAAGTTTTCGACTATAACGGGAGTCCCCTTGGGGTTGAACGATGGAGATGGGAAGTGTGGTGTTATCGTGGCTAATCCCGATTCCCGATTCCCGATTCCCGTTCCCCTCCTGGGAGGGGTTAGGGGCTCACAGGGGTAGGTTTTTTACATTTGGGTCCTGCCTCACCCCCACACCCCACACCCCACACCCTACACCCCACACCTGACGTCTTTGTAAAAAACATACCCTTGAAAGGTGAGGGGGTTAGGGGTGGGTTCCGATTCCCGATTCCCGATTCCCGATTCCCTTTGCTATATCAAAAACCCTATATCAAACCGAAAGATTACCATGAATAAATAGTGTAGTGATTAATTTAATGACTTCCAGTTTGCTTAATACTCCCTCCCTGAATGCTCCGACTGTTGAGAAGCTACCGAATGGGTTAACCATTGTGGCGGAGCAGATGCCGGTTGAAGCTGTGAATCTGAATGTTTGGATTAATGTGGGTTCTGCAGTGGAATCGGATCAGATTAATGGTATGGCTCATTTTCTGGAGCATATGGTGTTTAAGGGCACACCAAAATTGCAAAGTGGTGAATTTGAGCGGCTGATTGAGCAACGGGGTGCTGTAACCAATGCGGCTACAAGTCAGGATTACACTCACTATTACATCACTACAGCTCCTAAAGATTTTGCGCAGCTGGCACCATTACAGCTAGAGGTGGTACTCAATCCCAGTATTCCTGATCATGGCTTTGAAAAGGAGCGCATGGTAGTTTTGGAAGAAATTCGCCGTTCCCAGGATAATCCCCGCCGCCGCACCCATAGATGGGCAATGGAGACTACCTTTGACCAGTTACCCTATCGACGTCCTGTGCTTGGACCTGCCTCGGTGATTGAACAACTCCAGCCTCAGCAGATGCGTGACTTTCACGGTAGGTGGTATCAACCAGAGTCTATGACTGCCGCAGTGGTGGGGAATTTGCCAGTAACGGAATTAATTGAAATTGTCAGCAATGGATTTAGTCAAGCACAGCCAAGGGCAATAGAACATAGAACAAACCTTCCCCCTGAACCAGCTTTCGAGAACATTGTCCGTCGGGAGTATGTGGATGAATCTTTACAACAAGCGCGGCTGGTGATGGTGTGGCGGGTGCCTGGTATACCTGAGTTGAAGGAAACCTATGCTTTGGATGTGCTGGCAGGAATTTTAGGACGAGGTCGTATGTCCAGGTTGTTTAGGGATTTGCGAGAAGAACGGCAACTGGTTACTCAAATTGGGGTTAGTAATATCACTCAGCGGCTGCAAGGGGTGTTTTACATTTCTGCTAAACTCCCAGCTGAGAATTTGGCAGAAGTGGAAAATGCGATCGCAAACCATAT includes:
- a CDS encoding NHLP bacteriocin export ABC transporter permease/ATPase subunit, which produces MTEKALRELASILNPTADIPQGETPLLIAVGAIGKALGITIRPAAKSENANTLDAIARASGFRTRRVTLTGNWWKTDCGPLLAFTKEENQPVALLPVKATKYEILDPVELTRTPLNRDTATTIAPIAYTFYRPLPDKEITVWDILQFTIRGRAPDLLKMLGVGVVATLFGMVTPQITGILIDSAIPDAKRQLLIEMGLGLLAASFGVMIFQLAQSFVMLRVQTKVSYDTQAALWDRLLKLKPAFFRQYSTGDLHNRVSAVNQIRDRLSGSILRTLFTSLFSLLNLGLLIVYSLPLAFVAIAIALVAVIITTISGMITRRKMRPLQQLSGEIFGLTVQLIGGISKLRVAAAESEAFTCWAKKYTQQVKLILSTQLVEDLLTAFNVMLPAVSSMMLFGFTVALMGQSVAETGLSTGTFLAFNTAFGTFITSATRLSNTLIDSLDITILWERAQPILQTKPEVDADKYHPGRLSGQLKLDQVCFRYRQDSPLVLDNITLDAKAGEFIAIVGPSGSGKSTIMRLLLGFETPEAGAIFYDGKDLSGLDIAAVRRQLGVVLQNGRIMSGSIWENIAGGAIVTPDQAREALQMAGLAEDIQAMPMGIHTIISEGGGNLSGGQRQRLFIARALVHKPQILLFDEATSALDNRTQAIVTNSLEQLGVTRIVIAHRLSTIRHADRIYVLHGGKIVQQGSFEELAAVEGLFADLMARQMV
- a CDS encoding DUF433 domain-containing protein — translated: MQLEDYFDFLSVDDIRLKGTRIGIETILYDYIHRARTPEEIAETYPSLNLEQVYATILYYLHNKEMVSQYVADWLEWSHQQLKAQQLNPSTSALRLRKLRAEQKVMKKADDSQISIG
- a CDS encoding PPC domain-containing protein, translated to MGTFEDLGTFTGNSIIRNGDLRILDRSDVYKFSLSNNGQINLNLNNISAGDDANLRLYQDTNNNGILDFGDQNVARSLQSGNADDVINYTATSGTYFAQVIRYAPGSNGIVSYDLELSGSTTTTGTGTTPTSKPNTYQPFNPNEVFSLNSNPDADHIIYLDFNGHTTTGTDWNDDYGNPIVTPAYDTDGDTSNFSTAEKETIWHIWQRVAEDFSPFNVNVTTAQPSEDQLKKTSGSDSEWGIRVVIGGDGSWYNKPGVVGVGYLDSFNDDIDTPTFVFSEVYNGSEKGVAETISHEVGHTLGLEHDGNFTTEYYTGHGSGPTGWAPIMGNSDLKDLTQWSQGDYIGASNQEDDLDIITGQNGFGYRQDDYSNWRTGAAGLSINDGQVENYGIIEKNNDIDWFQFNSTTGNIALDIEPFERGANLDILARLYDASGQLISFSNPIGSLSANFNVDLDPGQYYLSVEGIGERNLITGGYSDYGSLGQYSITGTIA
- a CDS encoding M16 family metallopeptidase — translated: MTSSLLNTPSLNAPTVEKLPNGLTIVAEQMPVEAVNLNVWINVGSAVESDQINGMAHFLEHMVFKGTPKLQSGEFERLIEQRGAVTNAATSQDYTHYYITTAPKDFAQLAPLQLEVVLNPSIPDHGFEKERMVVLEEIRRSQDNPRRRTHRWAMETTFDQLPYRRPVLGPASVIEQLQPQQMRDFHGRWYQPESMTAAVVGNLPVTELIEIVSNGFSQAQPRAIEHRTNLPPEPAFENIVRREYVDESLQQARLVMVWRVPGIPELKETYALDVLAGILGRGRMSRLFRDLREERQLVTQIGVSNITQRLQGVFYISAKLPAENLAEVENAIANHIHRCQTELVSDSEIARIRTKVANQFIFNNEKPSARTSLYGYYYSQVGDLEPALNYPSHIKSVSAVDIQKAAQQYLSPHGYGILIAKGTGNGEQGIGSRE
- a CDS encoding NHLP bacteriocin system secretion protein; the encoded protein is MLLSRKSARPLPRFSLSDTYQLHKIFSRFPIPDSRFPIPSSPIMTQQKPPIFRQQALDRLSDPEQLDRLMPVVSPVDWLPLGGLAIFGFLGVLWSIVGTIPITVTGKGVLINPRRVVQLQSPISGQLESLTIRTGQCVKKDDILGIIDPSDLKQQLQQERDKLAQLTQQIAKITLLRQQRTQLETTAITAERTSLQQRLRDTETLTPRLQDQGLTSILSQRRSLQQRLKDAQELTPILQQRLAKQRDLQQQGAISSERVLQAEQEYREIRQNISEIQAQLQQLQVQETELQQKYLENINTISQIKAELETLDTRSKQLEQDNIEATNTDNNQIQEIQQAIARLQKEVTDNSTIKSPHTGCILEITATVGEYLNPGNPLGTLQTSGKASDMMSVTYFAVEDGKKIQPGMGILITPDTVKRTRYGGIVGKITEVSPFSVTSAGASSVIGNPEVVQKLMGDEGGKIEAIAKLQLDSKTPSGYQWSSSLGPQLEISPGTTTTVRVTVEERKPITWVLPILREWSGIAFVSRL
- a CDS encoding DUF5615 family PIN-like protein is translated as MTLKYLLDENVNPAYKIQLTRNSPDLVMWVVGEPNTPARGTLDPQILKWCDEYGFVLVTNNRKSMPTHLADYIAEGNHIPGIFILNTKLSMGENLDELVFLAEASFESEYQDQIIYLPHSYSV
- a CDS encoding zinc-dependent metalloprotease family protein — protein: MGIFEDLGTFTSNFISRNGELRLLDRTDVFKFRVSNNGQIKLNLYHISAGDDANLRLYWDTKNNGILDFGDQNVARSLEGSKADDVINNSATNGTYFAQVRPYALGSNGIVSDDLELAESTTTIGIAATTKPNTYQPLSPNQVFSLNSNPDADHIIYLDFDGQTTTNTLWNQKFGSPIVTPAYDTDGNTSNFSTAETQTIWRIWQRVAEDFSPFNVNVTTAQPSDDQLKKTSASDSQWGIRVVIGGDGSWYQKGTGGLAYMDSFNWNTDTPVFIFSENRAGGSEKAVAEAISHEVGHSLGLTHDGNLTNHYYTGHDNGNVETGWAPIMGEGNDRNLTQWSKGEYTGASNQEDDLDIITGENGFGYRLDDYSNSRTSAAALSFNDGQVETYGIIEQNNDIDWFQFNSTTGNIALDIKPFERGPNLDILAKLYNASGQLISVSNPIGSLSASFNLDLNPGQYYLSIDGTGLGNLATGYSDYGSLGQYSITGGVAE